Within Candidatus Auribacterota bacterium, the genomic segment TTTCCACCTCGCAGGTGGACGTGGTCACGGATCGGGAACGGAGTCGCCTTTGACCCGTTGCTCGATGCTCCGCATGCGCGTCCTCGCGTCGGCGAGGGATTCCGCCAGGAGTGCGGCGAAGATAATCTCTTCCGCATTTCCCGCTTCGGCGAGGATGGCGCCCCGGGGGTCCACGACGAGGCTGTGGCCGTATCGTTCTATGTCGGCCCCGCATATTCCCGTGCGGTCGGGGGCGAGGATGAAGCAGCCGGTCTCCGCCGCGCGCGCGCGGCACAGGACGTGCCAGTGCGCCTCGCCCGTGGGCTTGGTGAACGCCGAGGGGGCGATGATTATTTCAGCACCACGGAGTGCGAGACCGAGGAACTGCTCGGGGAATCGGAGGTCGTAGCAGATGCTCACGCCGAGGCGGCCGAGTTCCGTCTCGAATACAGGGGCGGCGTCATCCCCCGCTGAGAAGTAATCGCGCTCGTGATGCCTCAGCTCGCCGGGGATGTCCACCCGGAAGAGATGACGCTTCCGGTATCTGCCGACGAGCGCGCCGTCCGGACTGAAGAAGAGCAAGGTATTATACGGTGTGCCTCCCTCACGGCGCTCGGGGAGGGTCCCCGGGCAGAGGTAGACGCCATATTTCCGCGCGAGTGCGGAGAGCTGTTCGGTGACCGGGCCGGGGATGGTGACCGCTTGGCGTGACACCCGCTGCATGTCTCCATCGAAATAAAACAGTTCGGGCCCGCAGATGAGCCGCGCTCCCCTCGATGCGGCATCGCGGACATGTCCCTCAAACTGGCGCAGGTTGCTCTTAGGGTCGGGCGTGCCGCGCATCTGGATGAGCGCCACAGTGAAGGTTTTCATGTAATGTCCCAGCATACTATCGGTCTTTTTAAGGGTCAACAGCAAACCGGACAATGATGATCTTCGCTCTTGACTGATATACCTCTCGTGGTATTATCAGGGTGTGGCCGCACCGTTCATGACGTGAGGACGCGGAAGGAGGCCATCCATGGTTGAAGAGATCGCATTTGCGAATCCTATCGAGAAAATAAAAAAGAGGAAGCGTTCATCAAGGAAGGTCAAACCGTCAACGGAGGAGAAGTCTATGAAGAAAAAGGGTCCAAAGAAGGTTGGGAAAGCGGCGCGGAAAGCCGCGGTGAAGCCTGTAAAAAAATCAGGGAAGAAGAAGGGGAGAAAAAGCGCGCTCAAGGGCAGGAAACAGATAGTGAAAATCCGCGCCAAGGGGCTCCGTTCAGAATCCGCCCCGACAATTCTCGTGGTGGGGCAGGGCGGAAAGATTGAGCCTGCCTGGTTCAAATACGCGCAGATGACCCCGGCGAAGCGCAGCAGACATCCTAGCATTCCGACAGACATCCGTGTGGGGAACCTGGTTGGCTGGAAGACCGAGGGAGGCAAAGACCGTCTCGGCGTCGTCCAGGAATTCCTTGGTGATTCGGCCGTTGTCGGGATGGGCGGGAAGAACGAGATCATCCGCATCGCCAGGCTCACGCGCCTTGCCTCCAAGGTGAAGGAACTGTGATTGGGGTCAAATCTTTATCCTTGACATTTCACCTTCCCATAGCAGAATAAGGGCATGACGCGCCCCCTGAGGATCCACTATCCCGGTGTCTATTATCACGTCACCTGCCGTGGGAACGAGCGGCGGAGCATCTTCGCGGACGAAAAGGATCTATCCCTATTCCTGGAGAAGCTTGCCCTCTCCCTGGAGATATACGGTGTAATCCTCCTCGCGTATGTATGTATGAGGAATCAGAGCTCCTCTACCGTTTCTGTAATATGCCCCAGCCGGAGATTGGAAGATTGCTGGGAGGGATTGATTATAGCGCGGTGAGTCAGAGTCGTCGTAGGCTGCGCGCCGGATTGGCCAAGGATGCCAGGCTGAAAAACAAATTTGACAAAATAACGGCTTCTTTACTCGAAATGTCAAGGATAAAGATTTGACCTCCACGGGCGCGTCCATCTTCCGCTCGCTCCGATACCGGAACTACAGGCTCTTCTTCGGCGGTCAGGGTGTGTCGCTGATCGGCACCTGGATGCAGCACATCACCATGAGCTGGCTCGTCTATCGCCTGACGAATTCAGCGTTCCTCCTGGGGGCGGTCGCCTTCTGCGCGCAGATCCCCGCCTTCATACTGAGCCCCATCACCGGCGTTCTGGCAGACAGATTGAACCGGCGCCGCATTCTCATTGTGACCCAGACGATTTCAATGGTTCAGGCATTCCTGCTGGCGGTGCTCACCCTCACCGGAATCATTCAGGTATGGCAGATCGTTCTCCTCGGGATCCTCCTCGGGTGCGTGAACTCCCTTGACATACCGGCACGGCATTCCTTCATCATGGATATGGTGGAGAAGAGGGAAGCCCTCGGAAATGCGATCGCCCTGAACTCATTCATGTTCAATTTCGCCCGGCTGGTGGGTCCCTCCCTGGCGGGGATTATCATTGCCTATAGCGGCGAGGGGATGTGCTTTCTTTTGAATGGCGTGAGTTTTTTCTGCGTCATCGGTTCCCTCCTTGCCATGGAGATTACGGTGCCCCACCGCAGGGCGCGCGACTCCAATCTGCTCCACGATTTAAGAGAGGGGCTCGCGTATACCTTTGGCTTCGCTCCGATACGATCTATCCTCCTGCTCCTCAGCGCGAGCAGCCTGATGGGAATGTCCTACGCCGTGCTCATGCCTGTCTTTGCGAGGGATGTTCTCCATGGGGGGCCACAGACGCTCGGATTTCTCATGGCGGCCGCGGGGGTGGGGGCGTTGCTGGCCACAATCTATCTTGCCTCGAGGAAGGACGTGCTGAAACTCGGGAAGATGCTGCCGGTATCCACCGCCATCTTCGCGGCGGGGTTGATTGCGTTTTCGCTGTCGCGGGTGTTGTGGCTCTCGCTTTCACTCTTACTCGTCGCGGGATTTGGAATGATGGTGCAGATGGCGCTGAGCAACACGGTATTGCAGGTGATCGTGGAGGATGACAAGCGCGGGCGGGTGATGAGCTTTTATACGATGTCATTCATGGGAGTGGCTCCACTCGGCAGCTTGCTCGCGGGATACCTGGCGAGCCGCATCGGGGCGCCAGACACGCTCATGATCGGAGGCCTGGTATGCGCGCTGGCCGCGCTCGTATTCGCGCTGCGCATTGGAGATCTCCAGCGGATGCTCCACCCGGTCTACCGCAAAATGGGGATTATCCCGGAAGTGGCCACGGGGCTTCAGGCCGCCGTGGAATTAACCGCGCCGCCGGAGGATTAGGCCCAGCACAGGAGCAGGTTTCCAACCTCAATAAAATGCGAAGATTAAATTTACATTACGCCGTGGTTTTTCTATGTCAGGCTGCAACGTTGGCTCGATTTGGTTTCCGGCGCGGGTTGTCATAAAGTTAATTGCAGGGAGCGCCTGATTATCATAAAATCTGCTTCTGCGTGCGATTCTTGTGTGCCATAAGTGAGAGGAGAACAGTATTGTCAACGCGGCCAGTGGATAACGGTGCGCATCGGCTGAGGAATCTTGCGCGGAGGCATGGGACCCCCCTCATGGCGATAAGGCGGTCGGCGTTGCGCGCCCAGATCGGCAGGTTCCGGCGGGCGCTCCCCCGCGTGGAGCCGTTCTATGCCATAAAGGCCAACCCCCACCCCGAGATCCTCGCGACGCTCGTGGCCTCGGGGGCGGGCTTCGATGTCGCTTCCCGGGTTGAGATGGAAGCGGCCCTCGACGCAGGTGCGGCGCCAGACCGGATTATTTTTGCCAATACCATCAAGGATGCGGTGGCGATCAGGGCGGCGGCGCGGCGAGGAGTGAGGCTCATGACCTTTGACAGCGAGTACGAGCTCGACAAGATCGCCGAAGGCGCCCCCGGCACGCGCGTCATCGTGCGCATCAAGGTGTCGAACGTCGGCTCGATCGTCGAGCTGAGCCTGAAGTTCGGAGCCGATCCGGCGGACGCGGTTCAATTGCTCATCAAGGCGCACAAGCTCGGCCTGAAGCCGGCAGGCGTGAGCTTCCACGTGGGGAGCCAGTGCATGCACCTCGGCAATTATGTGGACGCGCTCGAGATGGCGGCGATCATCGTGCGCGATTCCCGGCTCAAGCAGCTCCCCCTCGAGATCGTGGATATCGGCGGCGGGTTCCCGATCCCCCACTTCGACAACGATGAGGATGTGTTTGACAAAATGGCGAGTGTGATCGCGCGGGAGATCGACCGGCTTTTTGACAGGAGCATCCGGATCATCGCAGAACCGGGAAGGTTCATCGTCGGTCCGGCGGCGACGCTCGTCATGAGCGTGATGGGCAAGGCCATCCGGGAAAATAAGCACTGGTATTACCTGGATGACGGGGTGTACGGAACCCTGAACGGCCTCATCTTCGACCACGCGAAGTACCAGTTTAAGGTTTTGAAATCAGGGCGGAGACAGCTCTCGACGCTGGCCGGCCCGACCTGTGACAGCCTGGACATCATTGCCCGCGGGGAGGACCTGCCGGAGCTTGAGATCGGCGATATCGTCTATGTGAACAACATCGGGGCGTACAGTTCTGCGAGCGCCACCGATTTCAACGGCTTCAGCCGGGCAAAAATAGTCATGGTGCATTAGGGCCTCACACCACTGAGGGCGCTGAAGACACAGAAGAATAGACGCGCGTCAGTGATTTCAGCGTCTTCAGTGGTTACACATCAAGGTGAGAATGGGTATTGATCAATAAAGAATGAAACCACAAGATTACACAAGATTGGCACAGGAAGGTGACAAGTGGCTATACAAGGACTTAACCGAGAAGATCATTGGTGCGGCTTTTGAAGTTCACCGGGAATTAGGGCCTGGGTTCTTGGAGTATGTTTATGAAGAGGCCCTAGTGTCTTGTCACGGAAATTCCTAGCATATGTCTGTCATCGCGAGCGAAAGCGAAGCGATCTCAACATATTGGCAATCATGAGATTGCTTCGTCGCTACGCTCCTCGCAATGACAGGACTTTTGAATGCTACTTCCGAGCTCGATATCTATTATAAAGATATGCTGATTCCCAGAAAATATACCCCTGATTTTGTGATAGAAGATAAGGTCATTATTGAAATAAAGGCTTCTTCTGGTTTGACTGCGAACGATGAGGCTCAGCTATTGAATTATCTCAAAGCTACTGGATTGAGAGTGGGGTTGTTGTTAAACTTTGGTCAAGAAAGTCTGGAAATAAAAAGAAGAATCTTGTGAAAATCTGTGGTTAGATTGAACAGTACGTGAAAATGGAGGGTAGATAGACAATGAAACGAACGCACCGGGTACGGGAGAACCATTCTGAATTGCCTGATTGGCTCCGCAGGAAGAAATATCCCCACAAGAGCCGGTACCTTTCCGGAAAGAGAATCCTGCCGAAGGGTATCACGGGGAGGGAGAAGCTCACCGCGCTGATGGATGAGGCGTTTCTCGCCTACAACTCGGCGCGTCTGAGGGAGGGGTGCCAGCTCTTTGTCGAGAAGATGCTCCGTCCCGACGTGACGGTGGGGATGAGCCTGGCGGGGGCGTTGACGCCCGCGGGCCTCGGCTGCTCGTGCATCGTGCCGCTGATCAAGGCGGGCTTCGTGGATTGGATTGTCTCCACCGGAGCAAACCTCTACCACGACCTGCACTTCGCCTTCAATCTCCCGATGCACGTCGGCAGCCATCTCGTTGACGATGCCGACCTCAGGAAAAACGATGTCGTGAGGATCTACGACGTGCTCCTCGGCTACACCGACTGCCTGATGGCCACGGACGAGATTCTCCGGGGCATTCTCATACAGCCGGAGTTCCAGAGGGAGATGGGCACCGCCGAGCTGCACTATCTACTCGGGAAGTACGCCGCCGAGTGGGAGCGCAAGGCGAAGCTCGGAGAGATATCCGTGCTCGCCGCGGCCTACCGCTACGGCGTGCCGATCTACACATCATCTCCCGGCGACTCCACCATCGGCATGAACATCGCGGGCGTGGAGCTCCGCGGCAACAAGCTGCGCCTCAATCCCGCCATCGACGTGAACGAGACGACCTCGCTCGTGCTCGCAGCCAAGCGTTCGGGGGGCAAGAGCGCCGTCGTGCTCATGGGCGGCGGCAGCCCAAAGAATTTCATGCTGCAGACCGAGCCGCAGATCCAGGAGGTTCTCAGAATCAAGGAGGTGGGACAGGATTACTTCTTTCAGGTCACCGATGCCCGCCCCGACACCGGAGGTCTCTCGGGAGCGACGCCCCATGAGGCCGTGAGCTGGGGAAAGGTTGACCCGAGCCGGCTGCCCGACGCGGTCGTCTGCTACACCGATACGACGATCGCCCTGCCGTTGCTCACCCACGTCGCGCTCGCGGCCCATCCGAAGCGCGCGCTCAAGCGCCTCTACGACAGGCGCGCCGAGCTGATGGAGGCCCTGGTGCGGGAATACTTCGCCCACAACAAGTGATCGTCAAAAACCGTCCATGGACGGGGACGTAACCGAGGCTGGGGCAAGGGGAAGAAGGGAGTCCGTTGTCTGAACGGGGGATCACCGTGCGGGAAGAGGGCGTGATAGTCGGCGTTGAAGGGGAAAGGGCCAGGGTCCGCATCGAACGGAGCGACGCGTGCAGCAGGTGCCGGGTTTGTGTTCCCATGGGGGACGGGTCGATGGTGATTGAGGCGAAGAACATGCGGGGTGCGGTCATCGGAGAGAGAGTGAGTATAGAGGTTGATGATTCGCGCCACCTGCGCGCTGCGTTCATGGTGTACATCCTCCCGCTCATGGGTTTGATCGCGGGATGCCTCATGGGAACGGCGCTCGCGGGTTCCGAGGCGGTGGGATTCCTGTGTGGGGCGGGGATGCTCATCCTCGTTTTTGTGGTGCTTCACTGGTATGACAAGAAAATAGGAACGCGCGATCAATCGTGGCCCCGGATTGTCGGGCGTCGCACGGATGAGGCGGGGCTTCATTGTGGAGGAGATACACATGCCTAAAAGGGTTGGTGCGCC encodes:
- a CDS encoding carbon-nitrogen hydrolase family protein, whose amino-acid sequence is MKTFTVALIQMRGTPDPKSNLRQFEGHVRDAASRGARLICGPELFYFDGDMQRVSRQAVTIPGPVTEQLSALARKYGVYLCPGTLPERREGGTPYNTLLFFSPDGALVGRYRKRHLFRVDIPGELRHHERDYFSAGDDAAPVFETELGRLGVSICYDLRFPEQFLGLALRGAEIIIAPSAFTKPTGEAHWHVLCRARAAETGCFILAPDRTGICGADIERYGHSLVVDPRGAILAEAGNAEEIIFAALLAESLADARTRMRSIEQRVKGDSVPDP
- a CDS encoding MFS transporter, translating into MTSTGASIFRSLRYRNYRLFFGGQGVSLIGTWMQHITMSWLVYRLTNSAFLLGAVAFCAQIPAFILSPITGVLADRLNRRRILIVTQTISMVQAFLLAVLTLTGIIQVWQIVLLGILLGCVNSLDIPARHSFIMDMVEKREALGNAIALNSFMFNFARLVGPSLAGIIIAYSGEGMCFLLNGVSFFCVIGSLLAMEITVPHRRARDSNLLHDLREGLAYTFGFAPIRSILLLLSASSLMGMSYAVLMPVFARDVLHGGPQTLGFLMAAAGVGALLATIYLASRKDVLKLGKMLPVSTAIFAAGLIAFSLSRVLWLSLSLLLVAGFGMMVQMALSNTVLQVIVEDDKRGRVMSFYTMSFMGVAPLGSLLAGYLASRIGAPDTLMIGGLVCALAALVFALRIGDLQRMLHPVYRKMGIIPEVATGLQAAVELTAPPED
- a CDS encoding type III PLP-dependent enzyme — its product is MSTRPVDNGAHRLRNLARRHGTPLMAIRRSALRAQIGRFRRALPRVEPFYAIKANPHPEILATLVASGAGFDVASRVEMEAALDAGAAPDRIIFANTIKDAVAIRAAARRGVRLMTFDSEYELDKIAEGAPGTRVIVRIKVSNVGSIVELSLKFGADPADAVQLLIKAHKLGLKPAGVSFHVGSQCMHLGNYVDALEMAAIIVRDSRLKQLPLEIVDIGGGFPIPHFDNDEDVFDKMASVIAREIDRLFDRSIRIIAEPGRFIVGPAATLVMSVMGKAIRENKHWYYLDDGVYGTLNGLIFDHAKYQFKVLKSGRRQLSTLAGPTCDSLDIIARGEDLPELEIGDIVYVNNIGAYSSASATDFNGFSRAKIVMVH
- the speY gene encoding deoxyhypusine synthase, which encodes MKRTHRVRENHSELPDWLRRKKYPHKSRYLSGKRILPKGITGREKLTALMDEAFLAYNSARLREGCQLFVEKMLRPDVTVGMSLAGALTPAGLGCSCIVPLIKAGFVDWIVSTGANLYHDLHFAFNLPMHVGSHLVDDADLRKNDVVRIYDVLLGYTDCLMATDEILRGILIQPEFQREMGTAELHYLLGKYAAEWERKAKLGEISVLAAAYRYGVPIYTSSPGDSTIGMNIAGVELRGNKLRLNPAIDVNETTSLVLAAKRSGGKSAVVLMGGGSPKNFMLQTEPQIQEVLRIKEVGQDYFFQVTDARPDTGGLSGATPHEAVSWGKVDPSRLPDAVVCYTDTTIALPLLTHVALAAHPKRALKRLYDRRAELMEALVREYFAHNK
- a CDS encoding SoxR reducing system RseC family protein, which produces MSERGITVREEGVIVGVEGERARVRIERSDACSRCRVCVPMGDGSMVIEAKNMRGAVIGERVSIEVDDSRHLRAAFMVYILPLMGLIAGCLMGTALAGSEAVGFLCGAGMLILVFVVLHWYDKKIGTRDQSWPRIVGRRTDEAGLHCGGDTHA